Sequence from the Archangium lipolyticum genome:
AACCCCGCGTACCGCAGCTTCTCCAACGACTGCACGAACTTCATCTCACAGGCCATGTACGCGGGCGGCTGGAGCATGGTCGAGGGCTGGTACCAGAGCAGCAGCGTCTGGTGGTACTCCTCCTTGAACCAGTCCTACACGTGGGCGGGTGCGCACAACTGGTACTTCTTCGCAACGGGCAGCGGACGCACCACCACCCTGAGCAACGTCTGGTATCTGGCCCTCGCGGACGTGCTCCAGATGGACTTCGAGCGTGACAACAACATCAACCACACCATGATTGTGACGCAGACCTCGGGAAGCGAGCGCTACCTCACCTATCACTCGACGGACACGCTGAATCGCTCACTGAGCAGCCTTATCGCGGCCTTCCCGAGCGCGTGGTATTATGCCCATCGTACCTGATGGGTAGAGCCGTAGTCCTTCCCCTTGAGCCTCCCTTGGGCTCTTCGGTCAGGGGAGTCCTGCTCACCTGTGGCACGCCAGTAAAGGGGCTGCGGGCCTGGAGAACCCATGCGCTCTCGTCGTACCGTCGCCGTGCTCGTGACCCTCGCGGCCCTGGCGGGCGTTGGGGTGACCGTCTGGAGGCAGCGAGCAAGCAGCCCCGCTCTGCGCGACGCCAAGCCCGCCGCCCACGGAATGATCCTCCAGTACCTGTACGCGCTCCAGGATCGGGATCGCGGTGGCATCCTGAAGCTGGTGCCCGCCGACTACGATGCCGCGAAGGATGTGGACGACCGGCTCCAGCGCTTTGGCGGAGCCACGGCCTTCGGGGCCGACATCCGCATCACCCAGGACCTCTCCCCCGAGGTGCTCAGCGCCACCATCCGCACGCGGGGGGCCGATGGTCGGCAGCTGGTCTGGACGGAGAACCTGTTCTGGCGCGATGGCTCATGGTGGCTCGTGCTGGGGGGCCGCCCCCGCCTGCTTCCTGCGTCGGACATCCAACGCCCCGAGCCTTGAAGGGCTCCGCTTGAGCCTCATCACATCCTGGGCTCCCAGGCGCTCGGCGGGCACATTCGTCAACAGGTGAAATGCAACTCCACGCGCCGCAGTTCCAACTGGCGCTCTACGCGCCCCACCTCCCGCTCCCCCAAGCAGGTGCGGAGGAGGCGAGCGCGGGGCTTGAGGCAGCGGCCAGGAAGGAGCGGATGAAGGAGAGGACGCCGCGAATGGACCAGGCAGAGTTGCCGCCGCTCCGTGAGCGCTGAGCCCGGCGCGCTCTACTCGATGGAGCGGTAGACGCCGCCGGTGGCCTTGGCCAGCTGGAGCATCAGCTCGCGCGACTTGGGCTTGTTGTCACCGCTGGTCTTGCCCATCAGGAAGGCGATGGTGTTCACCACCACCTTGCGCTGGGCGTTCCAGGCGGCCACGTCCTGGAGGATGGCCGCGTTGGCCGTCTTCTTGCCCTCCGACGGCATGCCATCGGTGAGGAAGTAGATGGAGTCCGCTTCGGGGTCGGCGAACGCCTTCTCCAGCGCGCCGTGGATGTTGGTGCCGCCGTTCTGGCGCAGCCCGCTCACGTACTGCACCGCCTCCTGCACCGACTGCGGAGTAGCCGCGATGAGCCCGGGCTTCCACGTCTGCACGCCCGAGGAGAAGATGACGAGGTTGAACTTCGCGCCCGCCGGGAGCTGCTCCTTCAGCACGGACTGCAGCTCGCGCTGCACGAACTGGAGCCGGTTGAGCGTCTCGCCACGGTTGGTGGTGAAGCGCGCCTCCATGCTGCCGGAGACGTCCACCACGAAGATGACGCGCTTGCTGCGGATGGTGCCATACACCGGGCTGCGCGGCTTGAGGGTCTCGAGAATCCTGCGCGCCTCCTCCTTGTCGTCACCGAAGGTGAAGCCGTCGAGGATGATGAACTTGTTCTCCGCATCGGTGATGGCGTCCTTGAGCACGCGCAGCACCTTCAGCTTGTCATCGCTGAAGGAGTACTTGCCCAGCACCCCGAGCACCTCGCGTGACGTCATGCCGAGCATGTGCTCGTCCATCAGCGTCACCGCCTTCACCATGTCGTCGCTGAAGGTCAAGATCGGGACGAGCTGCTGAATCTGCGCGGAGGTGAAGCCCTCGGGACGGCTGGCGATGGCCGTCTTGAGCACGTTCATCTTGTCATCGGTGAAGCGCTCCTTCTTGAGAGCCGCGACGAGCGCGTGGACGTCCGCATCCGGCCAGGCACCCACCTGGTTCACCAGCAGCGGCGTCGTCTCGCCGGTGCCGCCGGGGGCGGATGCGCTGCCGGGGGCCGGCGTGGCGCTGGGGGGGGCGGGCGTGGCCCTCTGGAGGTCGGCCAGGAGCTGCTCGGCCTTCGCCTTCTCGTCGTCGAAGCTGAAGAGGTTGACGAGCCTGGCCTTGTTCTCTGGATCCTCGATGCGGCCCTTGAGCGCCGAGAGCGCCTCGAGCTTGTCATCGCCGAAGGAGAGCTGGCTGGCCAGACGCGCTACCTGCTCGCAGGTGA
This genomic interval carries:
- a CDS encoding DUF4476 domain-containing protein; this translates as MCLTLAALLPASALAMDGAAFEQLHARVKKEGLSDAKITVLKTAASTNTFTCEQVARLASQLSFGDDKLEALSALKGRIEDPENKARLVNLFSFDDEKAKAEQLLADLQRATPAPPSATPAPGSASAPGGTGETTPLLVNQVGAWPDADVHALVAALKKERFTDDKMNVLKTAIASRPEGFTSAQIQQLVPILTFSDDMVKAVTLMDEHMLGMTSREVLGVLGKYSFSDDKLKVLRVLKDAITDAENKFIILDGFTFGDDKEEARRILETLKPRSPVYGTIRSKRVIFVVDVSGSMEARFTTNRGETLNRLQFVQRELQSVLKEQLPAGAKFNLVIFSSGVQTWKPGLIAATPQSVQEAVQYVSGLRQNGGTNIHGALEKAFADPEADSIYFLTDGMPSEGKKTANAAILQDVAAWNAQRKVVVNTIAFLMGKTSGDNKPKSRELMLQLAKATGGVYRSIE